One window from the genome of Micromonospora aurantiaca ATCC 27029 encodes:
- a CDS encoding putative immunity protein yields the protein MTAPGDFDLTTDELREVTRYAVRHAEDVLPVYERAVPGDPRPRAAVDAAWTFARGAARTRLQRVTSLDAHRAARSAPTEAARLAARAAGDAAAAAYLHPIAKATQVGHILRAAANAARVAELEAGGDEAVGDSQVDRSRRLATPVLVDVLRRYPPLTGGGSRVARLMSTLDHDLRQGTAGPEAAS from the coding sequence ATGACAGCGCCCGGGGACTTCGACCTGACGACGGACGAGCTGCGCGAGGTGACGCGGTACGCGGTCCGGCACGCGGAGGACGTGCTCCCGGTCTACGAGCGGGCGGTTCCCGGTGACCCGCGTCCCCGCGCGGCTGTCGACGCGGCCTGGACGTTCGCGCGGGGCGCCGCCCGGACGAGACTTCAGCGGGTCACGTCCCTCGACGCGCACCGGGCCGCCCGGTCCGCGCCCACCGAGGCCGCGCGCCTGGCCGCCCGGGCCGCGGGTGACGCCGCCGCGGCCGCGTACCTGCACCCGATCGCGAAGGCCACCCAGGTCGGTCACATCCTGCGGGCGGCCGCCAACGCCGCGCGCGTCGCCGAACTGGAGGCCGGCGGCGACGAGGCCGTCGGGGATTCGCAGGTGGACCGGTCCCGACGGCTCGCCACGCCGGTGCTCGTCGACGTGCTCCGCCGCTATCCGCCGCTGACCGGCGGCGGCAGTCGGGTCGCCCGGCTGATGAGCACTCTGGACCACGACCTGCGCCAGGGCACCGCCGGGCCGGAGGCCGCGTCGTGA
- a CDS encoding putative immunity protein, whose product MILPKVRDPRFTTIRRGGTLTDEHHHLLALWAATCAEHVLGMFEAVRPDDSRPREAIEHTRAWVRGEVRMMEARAAGGHAMGAARDLRGAARNAAYAAGQAAVVAHVAAHELGAAAYAIKAVRAAAPAGLAEAAGRDECRWQRDQLPAEIRDLVLDDQRLRNDICWSVFDC is encoded by the coding sequence GTGATCCTGCCGAAGGTCCGCGATCCCCGGTTCACGACGATCCGCCGGGGCGGCACTCTCACCGACGAGCACCACCACCTGCTGGCGCTCTGGGCCGCCACCTGCGCCGAGCACGTCCTCGGCATGTTCGAGGCGGTCCGGCCGGACGACAGCCGCCCACGCGAGGCGATCGAGCACACCCGCGCCTGGGTGCGGGGCGAGGTCAGGATGATGGAGGCGCGTGCGGCGGGCGGTCACGCCATGGGTGCGGCCCGGGACCTGCGCGGGGCGGCACGCAACGCCGCGTACGCCGCCGGTCAGGCCGCCGTCGTGGCCCACGTGGCCGCCCACGAACTCGGTGCCGCCGCGTACGCGATCAAGGCGGTACGCGCAGCGGCGCCCGCCGGTCTCGCCGAGGCGGCCGGGCGGGACGAGTGCCGGTGGCAGCGCGACCAGCTCCCGGCGGAGATCCGCGACCTGGTCCTGGACGACCAGCGCCTGCGCAACGACATCTGCTGGTCGGTCTTCGACTGCTGA
- a CDS encoding SigE family RNA polymerase sigma factor, producing the protein MDPLLNEFDLFVRTRTPALLRSAYLLTGDQHLAEDLVQSALARTHRAWNRLHETGNAEAYTRKTMYHLQVSWWRRRRVAESMPGDMPEPRGGDSAPDHAQQTTLRLALRAALARLSAKQRAVLVLRFFEDRTESEAADLLGVTVGTVKSQTSKARAKLRSVAPELAELYVTEGTAR; encoded by the coding sequence GTGGACCCTCTCCTGAATGAGTTCGACCTGTTCGTCCGAACTCGTACCCCCGCGTTACTGCGATCCGCCTACCTGCTGACCGGCGACCAGCATCTGGCCGAGGATCTCGTCCAGTCCGCCCTCGCCCGTACCCACCGTGCCTGGAACCGGTTGCACGAGACCGGCAACGCGGAGGCGTACACCCGGAAGACCATGTACCACCTGCAGGTCTCCTGGTGGCGGCGCCGCCGGGTGGCCGAGTCGATGCCGGGCGACATGCCCGAGCCGCGCGGAGGCGACTCGGCCCCCGACCACGCCCAGCAGACCACGCTCCGGCTGGCTCTCCGGGCCGCGCTGGCCCGGCTGTCCGCCAAGCAACGGGCCGTGCTGGTCCTGCGGTTCTTCGAGGACCGTACCGAATCCGAGGCCGCCGACCTGCTCGGCGTGACCGTCGGCACCGTCAAGAGCCAGACCTCCAAGGCGCGGGCGAAGCTGCGCAGCGTGGCCCCGGAGCTCGCCGAGCTGTACGTCACGGAAGGAACCGCCCGATGA
- a CDS encoding PQQ-like beta-propeller repeat protein, producing the protein MTYQHQHPPPAYPPAGWPGPAGAPPAAPKRRGRVALLVAGGLVAVLAVAAGTAYGVSRLVGGDDDDGRKLRTAWVLDFPERQRNGLKTYDGQDMFGAWLVGDAVVRAQPDGVIAYRLDDGAQAWGVPAPQATSLCAAAQTLAEGRGVVALGSADSCDTIVGFDAAAGTQTWRATFPVERRTGRSEIVAPDLSVTAGQVVVRSGENVLGYSLADGKRLWQTDADRLLPGRDCRLTDAQAAGDQAVVTALCDGDRGALLGLDPATGKPRWQQKLPAAQQSAGVLSVDPLVSLPGLSTETFVARDAAGKARATFGNPVDGTRFSDLPVNRSNTVSGPGIRPYLADADTLYLPTEATNVGGKMRQANQVVAIDLATGNRRWVSAGHTDSEVELVRLDEQGLLAWEVGDRRDLAPRLVRIDPATGEVTVVAEAPLSAGTEGSDAKVLERDGTVVLVPWKHVTADAAITVLR; encoded by the coding sequence ATGACGTACCAGCACCAGCATCCGCCGCCCGCGTACCCGCCGGCGGGATGGCCGGGTCCGGCCGGTGCGCCGCCGGCGGCGCCGAAGCGGCGCGGACGCGTGGCGTTGCTCGTCGCCGGTGGCCTGGTGGCCGTGCTCGCGGTCGCGGCCGGCACCGCCTACGGCGTGTCCCGGCTGGTCGGCGGCGATGACGACGACGGGAGGAAGCTGCGTACCGCCTGGGTGCTCGACTTCCCGGAGCGGCAGCGCAACGGGCTGAAGACGTACGACGGGCAGGACATGTTCGGCGCCTGGCTGGTCGGCGACGCGGTGGTCCGGGCCCAGCCGGACGGCGTCATCGCCTACCGGCTCGACGACGGCGCCCAGGCGTGGGGCGTGCCCGCGCCCCAGGCGACCTCGCTGTGCGCGGCCGCGCAGACGCTCGCCGAGGGGCGGGGTGTGGTGGCGCTCGGTTCCGCCGACTCGTGCGACACGATCGTCGGCTTCGACGCTGCCGCCGGCACGCAGACGTGGCGGGCGACGTTCCCCGTCGAACGCCGGACGGGCCGGTCCGAGATCGTCGCCCCGGACCTGTCGGTGACCGCCGGGCAGGTGGTCGTCCGCAGCGGCGAGAACGTCCTCGGCTACTCGCTGGCCGACGGCAAGCGGCTGTGGCAGACCGACGCCGACCGGCTGCTGCCGGGCCGCGACTGCCGCCTGACCGACGCGCAGGCCGCCGGGGACCAGGCCGTTGTGACCGCGCTCTGCGACGGCGACCGGGGCGCGCTGCTCGGTCTGGACCCGGCCACCGGCAAGCCGCGCTGGCAGCAGAAACTGCCCGCAGCGCAGCAGAGCGCCGGGGTGCTGAGCGTCGACCCGCTGGTCAGCCTGCCCGGTCTGAGCACCGAGACGTTCGTCGCGCGCGACGCCGCCGGCAAGGCGCGGGCCACGTTCGGCAACCCCGTCGACGGTACGCGGTTCAGCGACCTGCCGGTCAACCGTTCCAACACGGTGAGCGGGCCGGGGATCCGGCCGTACCTGGCCGACGCGGACACGCTCTACCTGCCCACCGAGGCGACGAACGTCGGCGGCAAGATGCGCCAAGCCAACCAGGTGGTGGCGATCGACCTGGCCACCGGGAATCGGCGCTGGGTGTCGGCCGGGCACACCGACAGCGAGGTGGAACTCGTCCGCCTCGACGAACAGGGCCTGCTGGCGTGGGAGGTGGGCGACCGGCGTGACCTCGCGCCACGGCTGGTCCGGATCGACCCGGCCACCGGCGAGGTCACAGTCGTGGCCGAGGCGCCGCTGTCGGCCGGCACCGAGGGCAGCGACGCGAAGGTGCTGGAGCGAGACGGCACAGTGGTGCTGGTGCCGTGGAAGCACGTCACAGCGGATGCGGCGATCACCGTGCTGCGCTGA
- a CDS encoding SGNH/GDSL hydrolase family protein has product MRWRSYVAVGDSFTEGMDDAYPDGSYRGWADLVATRLAAEAGPDFGYANLAIRGRLFPNVVAEQVPSALAMKPDLISFAAGGNDVLRRSFDPDSFVPRFDSVVQRLRSGGSDVVLFRFADVMARLPGQRLVAPRVALLNRAVGEVAERHGAILVDLYADDTYLNPLLWSTDRLHLSAAGHRRVAAQVLTALGVGCEEEWLMVPPHPAPSPWLAARAADLRWAGRHLAPWIKRRLTGRSSGDFVTAKRPVLGPVERD; this is encoded by the coding sequence GTGCGCTGGCGCAGCTACGTGGCGGTGGGCGACAGCTTCACCGAGGGCATGGACGACGCGTATCCGGACGGCAGCTACCGGGGCTGGGCCGATCTGGTCGCCACCCGCCTCGCCGCCGAGGCCGGGCCCGACTTCGGGTACGCCAACCTGGCCATCCGCGGCCGGCTGTTCCCCAACGTGGTGGCCGAGCAGGTGCCGTCCGCGCTGGCCATGAAGCCCGACCTGATCAGCTTCGCGGCCGGCGGCAACGACGTGCTGCGCCGCAGCTTCGACCCGGACTCGTTCGTCCCCCGCTTCGACTCGGTCGTGCAGCGGCTGCGGTCCGGCGGCAGCGACGTGGTGCTGTTCCGGTTCGCCGACGTGATGGCCCGGCTGCCCGGCCAGCGGCTGGTGGCCCCCCGGGTCGCGCTGCTCAACCGTGCGGTCGGCGAGGTGGCCGAGCGGCACGGCGCGATCCTGGTCGACCTGTACGCCGACGACACCTACCTCAACCCGCTGCTCTGGAGCACCGACCGGCTGCACCTGTCGGCCGCCGGCCACCGCCGGGTCGCGGCCCAGGTGCTCACCGCGCTCGGCGTCGGCTGCGAGGAGGAGTGGCTGATGGTGCCGCCGCATCCGGCGCCCAGCCCGTGGCTCGCCGCGCGCGCCGCCGACCTGCGCTGGGCCGGCCGGCACCTGGCGCCGTGGATCAAGCGCCGGCTGACCGGGCGGTCCTCCGGCGACTTCGTCACCGCCAAGCGGCCGGTGCTCGGGCCGGTCGAGCGCGACTGA